Proteins encoded within one genomic window of Nonomuraea gerenzanensis:
- a CDS encoding SDR family oxidoreductase, with protein sequence MSQTPPPQNQPYPGHTGEMAPEPRDEMRDYVGRALLDGKKALITGGDSGIGRAVAVAFAKEGADVAIAYLTEHEDAAHTRKLVEQAGRRCVLLPGDLADRAHCSSVVEQAVSELGGLDVLVNNVAYQAPVSGLEELDDEQWEHTFAVNIHSYYRVTKAALAHLREGAAIVNTSSINGLRGNKSLIDYAATKGAINAFTYSMAQNLVERGIRVNAVAPGPVWTPLIPATMPEEKVEKFGKQVPMGRAADPDEIAPSYVFFASNRLSSYYTGEVLAPIGGETLPG encoded by the coding sequence ATGTCGCAAACACCACCACCGCAGAACCAGCCCTACCCCGGCCACACCGGCGAGATGGCGCCAGAGCCGCGCGACGAGATGCGCGACTACGTGGGCCGCGCCCTGCTCGACGGCAAGAAGGCACTGATCACCGGCGGTGACTCGGGCATCGGGCGGGCGGTCGCGGTGGCGTTCGCCAAGGAGGGCGCGGACGTCGCGATCGCGTACCTGACCGAGCACGAGGACGCTGCGCACACGCGCAAGCTGGTCGAGCAGGCGGGGCGGCGCTGTGTGCTGCTGCCCGGCGACCTGGCCGACCGCGCCCACTGCTCCTCGGTCGTCGAGCAGGCGGTCTCCGAGCTGGGCGGCCTGGACGTGCTGGTGAACAACGTGGCCTACCAGGCGCCGGTGAGCGGCCTGGAGGAGCTGGACGACGAGCAGTGGGAGCACACGTTCGCGGTCAACATCCACAGCTACTACCGCGTCACGAAGGCCGCGCTCGCGCATCTGCGCGAGGGCGCGGCCATCGTGAACACCTCGTCGATCAACGGCCTGCGCGGCAACAAGTCGCTCATCGACTACGCCGCCACCAAGGGCGCCATCAACGCCTTCACCTACTCCATGGCGCAGAACCTGGTCGAGCGCGGCATCCGCGTGAACGCCGTCGCGCCGGGCCCGGTGTGGACGCCGCTGATCCCGGCGACGATGCCGGAGGAGAAGGTGGAGAAGTTCGGCAAGCAGGTGCCGATGGGGCGGGCGGCCGATCCGGACGAGATCGCCCCGTCGTATGTGTTCTTCGCCTCGAACCGGCTGTCGTCGTACTACACGGGCGAGGTGCTGGCCCCCATCGGCGGCGAGACGCTGCCGGGTTAG
- a CDS encoding ABC transporter ATP-binding protein, whose product MAEQATGGVPIELRKVTKAFPGGGEPAVQELDLNIPAGEIVVLLGPSGCGKTTTMRMINRLIEPSSGDILIGGQNSRDIDPDRLRRHIGYVIQQAGLFPHMTVAANIAQVPKMLGWERGRVAERVDELLTLVGLDPGTFRESYPRRLSGGQQQRVGVARALAADPPVLLMDEPFGALDPISRERIQDELLRLQEELAKTIVFVTHDVDEALKLGDHIAIMQRPGHVVQYARPAEILTNPASDYVEQFLGGGSSMRLLRLTQVGDIELDAVPYASEDMDARDLLREVELDGRGYALILDGMRRPLRWVTQAALEGVHGPVGPAGDPITGSIGHRMTLQDALETLLNADTDFLPVLSRRRAYAGALSLATVQNAIQAIKARERERRLRRGEAR is encoded by the coding sequence GTGGCTGAGCAGGCCACCGGCGGCGTGCCGATCGAGCTGCGCAAGGTGACCAAGGCGTTCCCCGGCGGCGGCGAGCCGGCCGTCCAGGAGCTGGACCTGAACATCCCGGCAGGCGAGATCGTGGTCCTGCTCGGCCCCTCGGGCTGCGGCAAGACGACCACCATGCGCATGATCAACCGCCTGATCGAGCCGTCCTCCGGCGACATCCTCATCGGCGGCCAGAACTCCCGCGACATCGACCCCGACCGCCTGCGCAGGCACATCGGCTACGTGATCCAGCAGGCCGGCCTGTTCCCGCACATGACGGTCGCGGCCAACATCGCCCAGGTCCCGAAGATGCTCGGCTGGGAGCGCGGGCGCGTCGCCGAGCGCGTGGACGAGCTGCTCACGCTCGTGGGCCTGGACCCTGGAACGTTCCGGGAGAGCTACCCGCGCCGGCTGTCCGGCGGCCAGCAGCAGCGGGTCGGCGTGGCCAGGGCGCTGGCCGCCGACCCGCCCGTGCTGCTCATGGACGAGCCGTTCGGCGCCCTCGACCCCATCAGCCGCGAGCGCATCCAGGACGAGTTGCTGCGGCTGCAGGAAGAGCTGGCCAAGACGATCGTCTTCGTCACCCACGACGTGGACGAGGCGCTCAAGCTCGGCGACCACATCGCCATCATGCAGCGGCCCGGGCACGTCGTGCAGTACGCCAGACCCGCCGAGATCCTCACGAACCCGGCCAGCGACTACGTCGAGCAGTTCCTCGGCGGCGGCTCCTCGATGCGGCTGCTGCGCCTGACTCAGGTGGGCGACATCGAGCTGGACGCGGTGCCGTACGCGTCGGAGGACATGGACGCCCGCGACCTGCTGCGCGAGGTGGAGCTGGACGGCCGCGGCTACGCGCTGATCCTCGACGGCATGCGCCGCCCGCTCAGGTGGGTCACCCAGGCGGCGCTCGAAGGCGTGCACGGCCCGGTCGGCCCGGCCGGCGACCCGATCACGGGCTCCATCGGCCACCGCATGACCCTTCAGGACGCCCTGGAGACGCTGCTCAACGCCGACACCGACTTCCTGCCGGTGCTGAGCAGGCGCCGGGCGTACGCGGGGGCGCTGTCGCTGGCCACGGTGCAGAACGCGATCCAGGCCATCAAGGCCCGCGAGCGGGAGCGCCGCCTGCGCAGGGGCGAGGCGCGGTGA
- a CDS encoding nSTAND1 domain-containing NTPase: MAVNNMTASSVHCPFPGMRPYRQSEELLFEGRDQETARASDLWRTRTLTVLHGAPGTGKSSLLHSGVVPRMQRLGARVLPVGRVAGGPPFPEASALSPNPLTRTLLRSWAPERPLPPLSIGQFLRQIQHRSKPVFACIDHIEDMYLGDRSDERRELLHALTSAQHVHLLLCVRDDRLDALRREIEQFIPDIALFELTGLSPHSAVEAIRDPVRDTTSRVVSPNVAEALVEDLTTVRIVDQAGRIRSERRLSTVHPWHLQAVCTHMWRVWPEDERSLTETQHVAANDALREALWLAIQEVATGFGYDPIRLCSWLATTFISSFGAAQQLTEGLAETAGMPNSLMRALVNRSILQVRVTDEARVYTVGSDRLLEPLGQLGQRAGAIVPTIILPADRLCAAVDALVDGDQDRAERHVRQAAAASQDMRTQIGAHTILGNIFYARGDLSEALDAYQRVLVLLETQQDKAAVGVMLAAIGRISLARGDVAAAQGQLRAAAARLPVDPSIRIELARALAQAGQQMAALSILRTVMTVAEDDEARILHDHIQDEIGDPAT; encoded by the coding sequence ATGGCCGTGAATAATATGACGGCCAGTAGCGTTCATTGTCCGTTTCCCGGCATGCGCCCTTATCGACAGTCCGAAGAACTGTTGTTCGAAGGGCGGGACCAGGAAACCGCTCGCGCTTCGGACCTTTGGCGTACGAGGACGTTGACGGTGCTACACGGTGCGCCGGGAACGGGGAAGTCCTCTCTGCTGCACAGCGGTGTCGTGCCACGCATGCAGCGACTCGGCGCGCGTGTCCTTCCAGTCGGCAGAGTGGCGGGTGGGCCACCATTCCCAGAAGCCTCGGCTCTGTCGCCGAACCCGTTGACTCGCACCTTGCTCAGGAGTTGGGCGCCAGAGAGACCGCTGCCACCCCTGAGCATCGGCCAGTTCCTGCGACAGATCCAACACAGGTCGAAGCCCGTATTCGCCTGTATTGACCATATCGAAGACATGTACCTGGGCGACCGGAGCGACGAACGGCGCGAGCTCCTCCACGCCTTGACCAGCGCTCAGCACGTCCATCTGCTGCTGTGCGTTCGTGACGATCGACTCGACGCTCTCCGGCGCGAGATCGAGCAGTTCATTCCGGACATCGCCCTGTTCGAGCTCACCGGTCTGTCCCCGCACTCCGCCGTCGAAGCCATCCGGGATCCCGTGCGCGACACCACCAGCCGCGTCGTCTCGCCCAACGTGGCGGAAGCGCTGGTGGAAGACCTGACCACGGTCAGGATCGTGGACCAGGCGGGCAGAATACGCTCGGAGCGGCGCTTGTCGACTGTGCACCCATGGCATCTGCAAGCAGTCTGTACCCATATGTGGCGAGTATGGCCGGAGGACGAGAGGTCTCTCACCGAGACGCAGCACGTTGCGGCGAACGACGCCCTGCGGGAGGCGTTGTGGCTGGCCATCCAGGAAGTGGCCACCGGCTTCGGCTACGATCCCATCCGCTTGTGCTCATGGCTGGCCACCACCTTCATCTCCTCTTTCGGGGCGGCACAGCAGCTGACCGAGGGCTTGGCGGAAACGGCGGGAATGCCCAACTCTCTGATGAGAGCGCTGGTGAACCGGTCGATCCTGCAAGTGCGGGTCACTGATGAAGCACGCGTCTACACGGTGGGCAGCGATCGGTTGCTGGAACCTCTCGGGCAACTCGGCCAACGAGCAGGCGCCATCGTACCCACGATCATCTTGCCGGCCGATCGGTTGTGCGCCGCCGTCGACGCTCTTGTGGACGGTGATCAGGACAGGGCCGAAAGGCATGTACGGCAGGCCGCCGCCGCGTCTCAAGACATGCGAACGCAGATCGGCGCGCACACCATCCTCGGCAACATCTTCTACGCTCGCGGAGATCTGAGCGAGGCCCTGGACGCCTACCAGCGGGTGCTTGTCCTGCTGGAGACGCAGCAGGACAAGGCCGCAGTCGGAGTCATGCTCGCGGCAATCGGCCGGATCTCGCTCGCCCGAGGAGATGTCGCCGCCGCCCAGGGCCAGCTGCGTGCCGCAGCGGCCCGCCTGCCTGTGGACCCGTCCATCAGAATCGAACTCGCGAGGGCGCTGGCGCAGGCGGGGCAGCAGATGGCGGCGCTCAGCATCCTGCGCACTGTCATGACAGTGGCCGAGGACGATGAGGCCCGCATCCTGCACGACCACATCCAGGACGAGATCGGCGACCCAGCTACGTGA
- a CDS encoding pentapeptide repeat-containing protein → MENSEKGAARSGVVKKVRLGVMALACCLVVAATSVLLFGPLTDMIALHDVANVASADRPKELRIARDAARGRIIQVILGILGVGGFVYTARNFTLARQQSELNRRTLELATLQAHEQMETTRRSLTQNESAQMTDRFMRAIDQLGSEAADIRLGGIHSLERIAQDSPRDHPAVMEALTAFVRRVSKTRSEEVPQDLQAAVTTLVRRLPDSDRGRLNLRGARMDGLDLIDAHLARADLTGARLAGADLSRADLTGATLAGVDLSKARLCKVRMGGAQLTQAVLRGADLSAAGLVKAEIADADLSDACLRQADLGGAKGEQARFCGADLTGADLACAELTSADFTGATLMDSRWAGATLNKAVLSGARADRAVFAAAILTDAVISTAFLGGTDLSDCRLDNANLSGARLAGALMNGVDLTRVKLMGLDLSGAVATDTTRLPSGWQREPDGSVRRGG, encoded by the coding sequence GTGGAGAACTCAGAAAAAGGCGCCGCCCGTTCCGGCGTGGTCAAAAAGGTAAGGCTGGGGGTGATGGCGCTGGCCTGCTGCTTAGTGGTGGCCGCTACGTCGGTTCTCCTGTTCGGGCCTCTCACTGACATGATCGCCCTGCACGACGTGGCCAATGTGGCGAGTGCCGATCGGCCGAAGGAGTTACGCATCGCGCGGGATGCCGCGCGCGGGCGCATCATTCAGGTCATCCTTGGAATACTGGGCGTCGGTGGTTTCGTCTACACCGCTCGCAACTTCACGCTGGCCAGGCAGCAGAGCGAACTGAACCGACGAACCCTGGAACTGGCCACGCTGCAGGCACACGAGCAGATGGAAACCACTCGGCGGTCACTCACCCAAAATGAGAGCGCGCAGATGACCGATCGGTTCATGCGAGCGATCGACCAGTTGGGCAGTGAGGCGGCCGACATCCGGCTCGGCGGCATTCATTCGCTGGAGCGAATAGCGCAGGACTCTCCTCGAGATCATCCGGCGGTCATGGAGGCTCTGACGGCCTTCGTACGACGAGTATCGAAAACACGCTCGGAGGAGGTGCCACAGGATCTGCAAGCAGCCGTGACGACGCTGGTACGCAGACTGCCGGACTCTGATCGGGGACGGTTGAATCTACGCGGTGCGCGGATGGACGGTCTGGACCTCATCGATGCGCATTTAGCCCGAGCCGATCTCACCGGAGCCCGGCTTGCCGGAGCAGACCTTAGCCGGGCCGATCTGACGGGAGCCACGCTGGCCGGGGTTGACCTGAGCAAGGCGCGGTTGTGCAAGGTACGTATGGGCGGAGCGCAGCTCACACAGGCTGTTCTTCGGGGGGCTGACCTGTCCGCCGCCGGGCTGGTGAAGGCGGAGATCGCCGACGCGGATCTGAGCGATGCATGCCTGAGGCAGGCCGACCTCGGCGGCGCGAAGGGGGAGCAGGCGAGGTTCTGCGGAGCGGATCTGACTGGAGCCGATCTGGCCTGCGCTGAACTGACTTCAGCCGACTTCACAGGAGCGACCCTGATGGACAGCAGATGGGCCGGAGCCACGCTGAACAAGGCGGTGCTGTCCGGCGCCCGAGCTGACCGGGCGGTGTTCGCCGCAGCCATTCTGACGGACGCCGTGATCAGCACCGCGTTCTTGGGCGGGACGGATTTGAGTGATTGCCGGTTGGACAACGCCAATCTCTCCGGTGCCCGGCTCGCGGGAGCCCTGATGAACGGCGTGGATCTCACCAGAGTGAAACTGATGGGGCTGGATCTCAGCGGAGCCGTGGCGACGGACACTACTCGCCTGCCGTCCGGTTGGCAGCGGGAACCGGACGGATCAGTCCGCCGTGGGGGCTGA
- the fxsT gene encoding FxSxx-COOH system tetratricopeptide repeat protein, translating to MTEMRRKPHVWGRIPPRNKDFTGREHLLERLLRGVSGGVTAVLPTALHGLGGVGKTQIAAEFAHRHKADYDVVWWVPSDQPMLIPSSIARLAPHLNLPKANEIGVAEAAEGVIEALRKGEPYDQWLLIFDNAHDPESIMQYVPDGPGGVLITSRNFAWDGVVDTLTVDVFSREESRRFLDRRVPGIGGSEADALAEALGDLPLALDQAGALQSETGMPVGEYLTLLRDQTGKLLAEGRPMEYDVPLTATWALSVSTLHEEQPDAVELLHLLAFFGADPIPRDVLSTGRGTVDPPLSDILDDPLQFSRAVQALGRYALVQIDRENQTILVHRLVQALLREDVSENERERFRRNVQRLLAAAVPLQPDDTTTWPTFARLMPHLEPAQMAQSPDSTVRPLMHNVVRYLYQSGNAPGALALAAECVAAWQAHPGATSRELCTMQRHLSISLRFVGRYKEAFEVGSQALTEAEHSLGAEDEETLRLTNNHCTDLRAMGLFAESFALSSSAVERHRAAFGDEDERTLRMRTSLALDLTLTSRYEEAERLLKRVYSALRDLYGSPNHPTAQIVMNNLVRVIRLRGDYSEARELGEDVYAVGVATLGADHPTTLRAASDLAIAMRKAEGGSSDVLHYAEDLVQRYRRLMGDQHPDKLAADMALVNAYREARRIPDAVAAAELITLAYAQVYGSDHPYTHGCRHNLALLIRLAGDHGKSREMHEFVVSRLTELLGPAHHYTLTAVLGYISDLASLGHWDKAVALGEDALADLRQLLGAAHPMTLGCMANLALDMSKLGRTDEAIALQADALTSLQRRLGEGHPTVAAVGNGERLDFDFDALPI from the coding sequence ATGACCGAGATGCGGCGCAAACCTCACGTTTGGGGACGAATCCCTCCGCGTAACAAGGACTTCACTGGACGGGAGCACCTTCTCGAACGGCTTCTGCGCGGTGTAAGCGGCGGCGTCACCGCAGTGCTGCCGACCGCGCTCCATGGACTCGGCGGGGTAGGAAAGACGCAAATCGCCGCTGAATTTGCACATCGACACAAAGCGGACTATGACGTCGTTTGGTGGGTCCCATCCGATCAGCCGATGCTCATCCCCTCTTCGATCGCCCGGCTCGCTCCTCACCTCAACCTGCCCAAGGCCAACGAGATCGGGGTGGCCGAAGCCGCGGAAGGGGTGATCGAGGCGCTGCGCAAGGGTGAGCCATACGACCAGTGGCTTCTCATCTTCGACAACGCGCACGACCCAGAGTCGATCATGCAGTACGTCCCCGACGGACCGGGCGGTGTCCTGATCACGTCGCGCAACTTCGCATGGGACGGCGTCGTGGACACGCTGACCGTGGACGTGTTCTCCCGTGAGGAGAGCCGCCGGTTCCTCGACCGGCGCGTCCCGGGCATCGGAGGAAGTGAGGCCGACGCGCTGGCCGAGGCGCTCGGCGACCTGCCGTTGGCCCTCGACCAGGCCGGTGCCCTGCAATCGGAGACGGGCATGCCGGTAGGGGAGTACCTCACGCTTCTTCGCGATCAGACCGGCAAACTCCTGGCCGAAGGCCGGCCGATGGAGTACGACGTGCCGCTGACGGCGACATGGGCTCTGTCAGTGTCGACCTTGCATGAGGAGCAACCCGACGCGGTCGAGTTGCTGCATCTGTTGGCCTTCTTCGGCGCCGACCCCATTCCCCGCGACGTACTCAGCACAGGCCGAGGTACGGTCGATCCCCCCTTGTCCGACATCCTCGACGATCCGCTCCAGTTCAGCAGGGCAGTCCAGGCGCTCGGCCGCTACGCGCTCGTCCAGATCGACAGGGAAAACCAGACCATCCTCGTCCATCGCTTGGTCCAGGCCCTGCTGCGGGAGGACGTCAGCGAGAACGAACGCGAGCGATTCCGCCGCAACGTGCAACGGCTCCTGGCCGCCGCCGTGCCGCTCCAGCCGGACGACACCACCACCTGGCCGACGTTCGCACGACTGATGCCGCATCTGGAGCCGGCGCAGATGGCGCAGTCGCCCGACTCGACGGTCCGGCCGCTGATGCACAATGTGGTCCGGTATTTGTACCAGTCCGGAAACGCGCCAGGTGCCCTTGCCCTCGCAGCAGAATGCGTGGCCGCTTGGCAGGCTCATCCGGGAGCCACCTCGCGCGAGTTGTGCACCATGCAGCGGCATCTCAGCATCTCTCTGCGGTTCGTGGGCCGATACAAAGAGGCTTTCGAAGTAGGCTCCCAGGCCCTCACGGAGGCCGAGCACTCGCTTGGCGCCGAGGACGAGGAGACGCTGCGGCTGACCAACAATCACTGCACCGACCTGCGGGCCATGGGGTTGTTCGCCGAATCGTTCGCACTGAGCTCGTCTGCGGTGGAGAGGCATCGTGCCGCGTTCGGTGACGAGGACGAACGCACGCTACGGATGCGGACCAGCCTGGCCCTCGACCTCACGCTCACCAGCCGGTACGAAGAGGCCGAGCGGCTGCTCAAGCGCGTCTACAGCGCACTACGCGACCTTTACGGCTCTCCGAACCATCCCACCGCTCAGATCGTCATGAACAATCTGGTCCGGGTCATCAGGCTGCGTGGCGACTACTCCGAGGCGCGCGAGCTCGGAGAGGATGTCTACGCGGTCGGCGTGGCGACGCTCGGTGCCGACCATCCGACCACGCTCAGGGCAGCCAGCGACCTGGCCATCGCCATGCGCAAGGCCGAAGGAGGCAGCAGCGATGTCCTCCACTACGCAGAGGATCTCGTGCAGCGCTATCGGCGTCTCATGGGCGATCAGCACCCCGACAAACTGGCTGCCGATATGGCCTTGGTCAACGCCTACCGTGAGGCAAGGCGCATCCCTGACGCCGTAGCCGCCGCCGAGCTCATCACCTTGGCCTATGCCCAGGTTTACGGCTCGGATCATCCCTACACGCATGGCTGCCGGCACAATCTGGCGCTGTTGATCAGGCTGGCGGGAGACCACGGGAAATCTCGTGAGATGCATGAATTCGTCGTCTCCCGGCTGACGGAGCTGCTCGGTCCCGCTCACCACTACACGTTGACCGCTGTGCTCGGCTACATCAGTGATCTGGCGTCGCTCGGCCACTGGGACAAAGCCGTGGCCCTGGGCGAGGACGCCCTGGCTGACCTGCGGCAGCTGCTCGGAGCCGCTCACCCGATGACGCTGGGATGCATGGCCAACCTCGCACTCGACATGTCCAAGCTGGGCAGGACGGACGAGGCCATCGCCCTGCAGGCCGATGCGCTGACCAGTCTCCAGCGACGGCTGGGTGAGGGGCATCCGACGGTTGCTGCGGTGGGCAACGGTGAACGCCTGGACTTCGACTTCGACGCGTTGCCGATCTAA
- a CDS encoding ABC transporter permease — translation MTVESAAAKEATTPEPRIGRSWHVVLPPLCYLAVAVAMVAYTQIVPLDSIERGSLNLPFLLRRTWEHIQLVFFSTVLVLVVALPLGVLLTRRALRRATPVVLALVNLGQATPAVGLVVLLAVLFSIGFWTAVAALFAYSLLPTLRNTMVGIEQVDPRLVDAGRGIGMSAAGVLFKVELPMAVPVILSGVRTTLVLNVGTAGIAAFIGSGGLGDLITAGVSTQRNLVLITGCVLIAVLALIIDWLGGLAQRYLSPKGLA, via the coding sequence GTGACGGTCGAGAGCGCGGCGGCCAAGGAGGCGACCACCCCGGAGCCCCGGATCGGGCGGTCGTGGCACGTCGTCCTGCCCCCGCTGTGCTACCTGGCCGTCGCGGTGGCGATGGTCGCCTACACGCAGATCGTGCCGCTCGACAGCATCGAACGCGGCTCGCTGAACCTGCCGTTCCTGCTCAGGCGCACGTGGGAGCACATCCAGCTGGTGTTCTTCTCCACCGTGCTGGTGCTGGTGGTGGCGCTGCCGCTGGGCGTGCTGCTGACCAGGCGGGCGCTGCGCCGGGCCACCCCGGTCGTGCTGGCCCTGGTGAACCTGGGCCAGGCCACCCCGGCGGTGGGCCTGGTGGTGCTGCTGGCGGTGCTGTTCAGCATCGGGTTCTGGACGGCGGTGGCCGCACTGTTCGCCTACAGCCTGCTGCCCACGCTGCGCAACACCATGGTGGGCATCGAGCAGGTGGACCCACGGCTGGTGGACGCGGGCCGGGGCATCGGCATGTCGGCGGCGGGGGTGCTGTTCAAGGTGGAGCTGCCGATGGCGGTGCCGGTCATCCTGTCGGGCGTGCGGACCACGCTGGTGCTGAACGTGGGCACGGCCGGCATCGCGGCGTTCATCGGCTCCGGCGGGCTCGGCGATCTGATCACCGCGGGAGTGAGCACGCAGCGCAACCTGGTCCTGATCACCGGATGCGTGCTGATCGCGGTGCTCGCGCTGATCATCGACTGGCTGGGCGGGCTCGCGCAGCGCTACCTGTCGCCGAAGGGGCTGGCGTGA
- a CDS encoding ABC transporter permease, which produces MNLWEYIEDRWDLIVFETVQHASMVAQCVLVATVLGVLVGVATYRRPRPSAFATAVAGVLFTIPSLAMLGLLIPPLGLGVAPSVTAIVLYALLPIIRNTVVGLRGVDPALVDAARGIGMSRHRSLTRVELSLAWPVILTGIRVATQLAMGIAAVAAYVSGPGLGEQIFSGLARLGGANAVNSTLTGTIGVAILALLFDGCFVLLGKLTTPGTGAVRG; this is translated from the coding sequence ATGAACCTGTGGGAGTACATCGAGGACCGATGGGACCTCATCGTCTTCGAGACCGTGCAGCACGCCAGCATGGTCGCCCAGTGCGTGCTGGTCGCGACCGTCCTCGGCGTGCTGGTCGGCGTGGCCACCTACCGCCGCCCCAGGCCGTCGGCCTTCGCCACGGCGGTGGCGGGGGTGCTGTTCACGATCCCGTCGCTGGCCATGCTCGGCCTGCTGATCCCGCCACTCGGCCTCGGGGTGGCGCCGAGCGTGACCGCGATCGTGCTGTACGCGCTGCTGCCGATCATCCGCAACACCGTGGTGGGCCTGCGCGGCGTGGACCCGGCGCTGGTCGACGCCGCGCGTGGGATCGGCATGAGCCGCCACAGGTCGCTCACCAGGGTGGAGCTCTCGCTGGCCTGGCCGGTGATCCTGACGGGCATCAGGGTCGCCACGCAGCTCGCGATGGGCATCGCCGCCGTGGCCGCCTACGTCTCGGGCCCCGGCCTGGGCGAGCAGATCTTCTCGGGCCTGGCCAGGCTGGGCGGCGCGAACGCGGTCAACTCCACCCTGACCGGCACCATCGGGGTGGCGATCCTGGCGCTGCTCTTCGACGGCTGCTTCGTCCTGCTCGGGAAGCTCACCACGCCGGGCACGGGAGCCGTCCGTGGCTGA
- a CDS encoding glycine betaine ABC transporter substrate-binding protein, whose amino-acid sequence MRALLALLVLVAACGLRPASSFVPPVEPGSIRPVPGLDGAPIRVTSKEFTEQLVLGKIAVLALTAAGADVADQTNVQGSVNARASLTRGDADLMWEYTGTGWITYLGQARPIPDHTRQYEAVRDLDLRENGIVWLPPAPLNNSYTIGVTRATAERYGLTKISDLTKIPVAQRTFCVDHETFGRDDGFLGMLRGYGLTYGEDVPRANVRRVSVGVLYDSVAGGQCALGMVTTTDGRIKALDLVLLEDDRHFFPLYNASVTLRRPVADAHPEIARIFAPISAKLTDDVMRALNAQVDVDGDVPVLVARDWLRSQGFVR is encoded by the coding sequence GTGAGAGCGCTGCTCGCCCTGCTGGTGCTGGTCGCGGCGTGCGGCCTGCGGCCCGCCTCGTCGTTCGTGCCGCCGGTCGAGCCGGGCAGCATCCGGCCGGTGCCCGGCCTCGACGGCGCGCCAATCCGGGTGACGTCCAAGGAGTTCACGGAGCAGCTCGTGCTCGGCAAGATCGCGGTGCTCGCCCTCACCGCCGCCGGCGCGGATGTGGCCGACCAGACGAACGTGCAGGGCAGCGTCAACGCCCGCGCCTCGCTGACCAGGGGCGACGCCGACCTCATGTGGGAGTACACCGGCACCGGCTGGATCACCTACCTCGGCCAGGCCCGCCCGATCCCGGACCACACCCGGCAGTACGAGGCCGTACGCGACCTGGACCTGCGCGAGAACGGCATCGTCTGGCTGCCCCCCGCTCCGCTGAACAACAGCTACACGATCGGCGTCACGCGAGCCACGGCCGAGAGGTACGGGCTGACGAAGATCTCGGACCTGACGAAGATCCCCGTGGCTCAGCGTACGTTCTGCGTCGACCACGAGACCTTCGGCCGCGACGACGGCTTCCTCGGCATGCTCAGGGGCTACGGGCTGACCTACGGCGAGGACGTCCCCAGGGCGAACGTGCGCAGGGTGTCGGTCGGCGTCCTGTACGACTCGGTCGCCGGCGGCCAGTGCGCGCTCGGCATGGTCACCACCACCGACGGCCGGATCAAGGCACTCGACCTGGTCCTGCTGGAGGACGACCGGCACTTCTTCCCGCTGTACAACGCGTCGGTGACCCTGCGCCGCCCGGTCGCCGACGCGCATCCGGAGATCGCCCGCATCTTCGCCCCGATCAGCGCGAAGCTGACCGACGACGTGATGCGCGCGCTCAACGCCCAGGTGGACGTGGACGGCGACGTGCCCGTGCTGGTGGCCCGCGACTGGCTCAGGTCACAGGGATTCGTGAGATAA